The DNA region TCTGATTATCATATCTACCtggtgttttcatttttcaagcTTGATTCTGTTGTGATATTGCATCATATATTTGGTGCTGCATAAAGAAGccttcttatttttaatttaaaaaaatgaataaataaaaattgctgATTTGATTAGACAAAATAGACTATAATATTGATCAAGAGTTCCTACACATGACAAAATACGCACATTAATGTGCACACATTGTCAGCACGACACTAATAATAACATTTACTGGCTAGGTAGACTTATAAATGAATTTAGTTTGTCAATCATTTCGTAATCTAatcttttcatttgaaaatGCAGTAAATGATGCAATGGGTCGGAGGGCTGTTCACAAAGCCTTTTTTGAATCAGCAGCACTTGTTGGTGCCAGCGTTCTCCAAGTTTACCTTCTGCGCCGCCTCTTTGAACGGAAGCTTGGAATGTCCAGAGTTTAAATATGTAATtgcttttgaatatttatcataaGTTATCAGCTGTAGAATTTCAAAGTCAGACTCTTGCTTGAggcttttgttttcctttttctgaTTAACCAAGGAGAAAAAACATACATAGAAACCAATTTGCTAACTCTCTGGCAACCTTTCCTTCAAGTAATGATGTTCATGAGGCACAAATACATGCATTTCAGCCCAAACGTGGATCTATATAGATTAGCTGCCAATTTGACCAGCCTATGCACCAGAGGCCATCCTCAGCCACTGGATGCAACCATATTCATTGGCTACATTGTACTGTTCATTGTTGCACTGGGCTAGTATGTGCCTGGCAACAATGACGCATAGAAATAACATGGCAGTAGAAATGCATGGCTCATCATTTAGTAACATCAAATATTATGCGAATTTGAAGCAGTTTTAAGGGCATTAGAAAAGAACTCTCAACTCTTATGGCGTACATTTTTCTCCTAAATGTTGTCTTCTGAGTCAGTAACAACCATTCAAGTCCATCTGGTTTACCTAAAGCTTGCAATCTTGAACGTGACCCTATCAAAATAAACTTTATAACAATGgcaaaaaatcaatatttctGTGATCACATTCACTCTTGCCAAGAAATCTTAGGAGAATGGATTTTAAATCTTGCAATGAGATACTAGATGATGTTACTGTTCAAATGGTGCCCAGGTTTTGGCCCTCGATTATCAAGTTTTGTTTGTGTCCACAGTGGTtgcaccaatcacaacttgttGGGATGAAAAGTTGTGGAAAAAATAACcctgaaaatttttgttatcaGTATTGCTTATTCTATCGCTCTCATCTAAATcctagatttcttcttcaacaaGAAGCgtcaattttactttttaagttGCTTTTAAAGATCTTTGAACACATGACTATTTACTAAGTATGTATGTGTGGTTTATTCCTAAAATGTATATAAATTCAAGGAAATTCATTAGGATGACTCCAAAATACTAGTTaaaggtttctcaaaaaaaaaccgaaatactagttaaaaattttaattctaagACCTCATGAATCTCATGAGCCTTTAGTGAGTTATTATTAGGTATTTTTGGAGTACAGTAGcgtagtattttttattttcacattcACAATGGAtcacaataattaaattcataatgggATTTACTATGAATATGAAAAGGAGTATCATATCACCATTTCTTGAGAGTGTCTAATAATCTTCTGACTTTAGGAGCTAATAAACCAACACTTGGGGATTGGCTAGGTTTGTTTGAAAGTGTTCACTAAGGAGAGAATTTTAACCTTCTCTACGCTCTTGATTTTGCTCAATGGTACCAAGCTTGTTTGTGTGAAGGCCGTCAATATCCTTGTGAGCTATATTAGGAGAAACTTCAGAGAGTTTTTCACATGTATTATAAGTTatgaattagaaaaatattactTTGAGACTTTAAATTATGCCTTAATCATAAAACACCATGTTAACTGCAGTTTAGTAAAAAAGTTGTCACTAAATTTAATGATCTCATAGCAATactaatgacaaaaaaaaaattacaattttttctcacaccttattgaaatttgaacccaccacAATActacttccatttttttttcaggtaACTAGTTGTAATGAACCCAACACTATGCTTTTTATCAACACCAATCActattgttaaaaatataatgtgaaaaaaaaaaattggatcatTAAATctatttaaatgttttttatataatagaGTTTTGTTTCCCCTCTCTGTCAGTCATATCACAGGCTTTTTAACGTTTGGGGAAAAGCAAAGCTCCCGCAGTTGGCCTTTGCATATGGGACAGGAGAGGCACTTCAATTCATCTTTACAGGTGATGAGACAATGAGAGGAACATACTAGAAAAGAATCATAATTTGAAGAGAACTGATTGATTAGCACATGGGCACACACttttataatgttatttttttttatttgagtagCACGCTCTCTGTACTATGCTAGGATTTTCATCTTTGTCCTCTTCATTTCACTTCTAGGTCTTTACTAAAATGTCAAGACAAAGGTGTTTGCAAAATACTGGTATTCAATTCCCATACCTTGTCTATTCCTGTCTTGGAGTGTGACCGTATGAGGAAGGACTTGTATTTCAATTTTCCTCCTTTCCTTCATATGTAAGTCAACATATACAAAataagtgataatttttttctaaagatGTGTCCATGACATCAGAGGTTCAAATCCCTCCTTCCACTACAGTGTAACTAtcgaatttaaaaacaaaaaaaattaaaaaagaagaagaagaagaagaagaagaagaagaagggcaAAGCAGTGCCAACGTACAAGTGATGTTTACTTAGATTGCAACTTCATACCTTAACTaactatgaaaaaaatttaacaaggcaaaaacaaaaaattgttccTAATTCACTTATCCTCTATTTCCCTTAGGAAAAAGTTTAGCTCCAAACCGATTTGAAGCTATTTTCTTAACCTACTATGTGGCAATTGAAGAAATCATCCGTGTATAGTTTTAGTcacgtaattttttttaatgagtcatgtaacttgtttaaataatatatatgaacCGTCTTATAAATCATCATTGAGTAAGTTGGAGGAGATAGTTTGAAGCTAAACTATCTTGTAATGtcagaatttttgttttctagaaaaaaaaaaagacataacaaactttgaaaaagaataatatcataAACGAGGCCAATTTGATAGGTAATACAATACaaataagaagagaaaaagatgtCACAAGCAAAGCTCTACAGATCTAGAGTAATACAACGCCCAGATGGGAAGAAATAGCTcacattttaataaataaaccaCAACATCAGTACATATAGATACAATAAGTGTTTGTCTTCTTTACCTATTCCCTCACAAGTTCTACAACAGCACACACTAAATTCCAGTAGAACCGATCATGGCTCTTCAACTCCCATCTTCCTTGGGGCAATATTGTGGAGCTAGTTACAGAAAACATGCCTCTTAAGTTGAAGCGCTGACCTTCTCAGGATTGTGTAGGTGGGTCTTGAATGCAGCAAAACCATTTTCTCTGAAAATCAGTGAATCATCCACATAATACAAATCAGCTTATGCAAAGTGTGTGGCTGTGGCAGAAATGACAGTCCAATCTCACACCACTTTTTTTCCCTATTCTAGGGATATAGAAAGCAAACACAATTGATTGGGGTGGGGGGAATGGAGTAAGAACAGCCAATTTATATAAACAACTACATAAATGATCCTCACAGGATAAAATTAGAGCTGTTATTCCCGAAACtcacaaagaaaaaaggaagtgAGTTagacaaaaagagaagaaacttggacaaaaagaagaagtaacTTGGACAAACACAGTCTTTCTAGATGTCTCATTTGGAAACACTAGGAGGTGCCAACCAGTTGAGCTACAATGTTGTTGTCTAgtctttctattttgttaattgtactcttttttattatctgAACGGCATATGTAGACCTAAGAAAAATCCTTTGAGTGACCCTGAGGTTGTGATAATTGACCAAGATTCTTTTAGCGCTACAATTGTACTCTGtaagaaaaaaatgcaaagttCTATCACAATTAATCAAACTTCTACTTATGACATAGCAAAAATAGATAGCAGTTGGCAACCTCGGGAATATATTCAATtgcggagagagagagagagagagagagagagagagagagagagagagagagaggtgcaATAGCATCTTACAGCCTGAGGCTTGGCAGGATCAACTCCAGGCTTGATTTGAGAATCACCCTTTCCCGGTGACTCTGGTTTGCCACCTGTCTTCTTTTCATCCCTTGCCTTATTAAAAATCACAGTAAATCCTTCAGCTGAAGCAGGATCATTGACATCCCATTCACCAAATTTTGGTAGTGGTCGACCCTTGTCCTGCTGAAGAAACAGAGAAGTAAAAAGACCTAATTACATCTCTGATTGCTGTTTAAGGCAAAGGACAGCCacataacaataaataaataatcatgttcacaaatgtcatttaattaatcACTAAAAAATATGGACCCCAAAGGGTAATACTAAAATCCTGATTGTCCTCCCCTGATGAACTTTAGAAATGGAACTATAATTAACCCCATCACAATTAGCAAGAAAAGTCATTTAATTCAAGCCAAAAACTTCTCATGTTCTCTGGTAGAACCGTACATAAgcacaaaataattcaaaatctGGAGACAAGATAAAGAGATGTCATGGAGGACTCTCCATCCACCATGAAGTAGGATCAGCTTCGAAAAGGAATCAAACCCTTATGCAGTCATAAACAGAGTTTGAATATGTTTGTTAAAAAGCTGATTGCCACAATTCAAGTATGCAAATTCCCAAAGGCAAAGCATGATATAACAGAGCAAGGTACATATATTAATCATAAGTCATTACTAATCCCATCAAGTCTGCAACAGGCATCAAAGTGATCATTTCCAGGAAAGAAGCAGACTACTTAACACACTCATCCAAAAGCAAAagtaaaagcaaaagcaaaGCATATGACAGATACCTTCATCAGTTTACCTAGGTTGATTGGCCAATCATAAGACTGAAATAAGTATTGATAATCCTTCCATAATGCTTTGGGATGCCTCAAACGAGAGGCATTCTTTTATTACATGACCTCAACATTATATTAGGCATCTCAGCCCCACTGAGCAATCATACAATGAATGGAGTAGCTACAGCTCTATACACCTTGCAAAGCATCCAACCAACACTAGCAAATTCACCTCATCCTAAGCATCCACCCCCTTGACTTGCTAAATTACTTTAATAGATTGTAACTTAAGTTTGAATCACTACAAAAATGTAATACCAAAATTGCACTGCCAGCCCATTCATTTTAGCTTTACATACACTTATGGTTGATTATTTTGGGTAAAGGTAGACTTGAAATGACCAGGTTAGTTCAGCTCTGTGAAATCTAGTGAAAGGTTTATACaagatattaagtaattttCCGTTACTTTCCAGTGCCATAGGATTTCTTGCATACTCTATAGTTTTCGAATATGTGGCAATTTGTTGTTTTCCACACCTTAATTCAGCTTTGGGTCATTCCAATTCCGAAATATCAGTGGTGATTGCTCATGTGCATTAACGAAAAAtcattttatgttaaaaattcCATGCAACACCAAACACATCTTGAAACTAAATAGATTATTCACTGGGCTCAAAACCAGCACAGCTAGTCATGGATATAAAATCATTCATTCATTCCCAGTTTACCAAAATTCATCATAAAGACCAAAGATAAGGAATTGCAGGATTAAGTAACAAACTTTGGTATCCACAAACAATCTAAAGGATTAACTGGGTCAGCCAAGTAACATATCCTCTTTTACTAAACTGTTTAGGGATGGGGGTTATGAGTGAAATGTTAGGGGATACACACATGTATAATCAAGAAATCCAACATACAAAACACTAGACTACTGCTTAACCATATAACAAAGCCTCAAAAACACTACTCATTAATAAGCATTCACTAAAACACACCAAAGCAATTCTGTCTAATTATCAGTAATTTACAAACCCAATGAGTTGCTCTTTGGACTCTCGCCCCAAGTCAATAAAACCCACGGGCAACTGACCCCACCCGCCAAAACTAGTTACCAGGTAATCCAAGGGCATTCAACCCTGACAAACCCataacctcaccctccacccatCACCTTTGGAAGGGAGGAAGTGCCCATTTGAGCCAGAGCTCATCGACACAATACCAAGAGCAATTTACCAGCACAATATCACAGCCATATCATCATAGATCCACACAAAGCTCCTCTACATAGCAAACAGATTCTCAAATCAAGTCATAAACTTACTTAATCAGCACTTaacaaccaaacaacaaaaagcATTTAGCTAAAACTAAAAAGCTTACTCACTTTGcaacaaccaaacacaaactcaaagcTCTTTCCTTTCCATTCTTTACTAAAACATTTAACATTCTAATTAATTCATTAACttaatctttcttcttcttttttccttttttttggtaataattcatcaaaaaaaaaaaacagaaaattgaaaTACCCAACAAGTCAAAATTGAAATACCCAACAAGTCAAAATTGAAATACCCACAAACCATTGActtataaaaattgtgaatttcaGCCAAAGAAgctaatataacaaataaagattcagaaaaaaaaaataaactcaaatgttgctcaaaattttttttttttttttaaataataagaagaaagattatatatttaaattaaaatcctaGCATAACCAAAAGGGTCAAATcaaaaatattcaaacaagaaaccaaaaaactGAAGCTGAGGAATCGATCAAGAATTGTATCAAATCGAGCACAGAGAATCAAAGACACAaacttttagagagagagagagagaacatacCGACATgaattctagagagagagagagagcttgtctttctgggaaaagaaaaatgagtacAGAGCAATAAagctaaaggaaaaaaaaaacccagagagagagagagagaggttttttagtgagagaaaggaagagtcttttagagagagaagggaaTGTGAAGTTTGGGCCAGGAATGGGCCTGTACGGTTGTTATAAACGTTTTTGTAGTAAACGGAACGGCGTAGAGTGGGGTTTAGATAACGGCGTTATTTTTCATGGGCACGCCCGTTAATCCGGCGTAATTGGTGACGTGGGCAAGCACGCGAAAGAAAGAGTGTGCTAGAGCATTCGCATTAGATCGTGCAAAAGTTCCTATCTATTCTCAATGTAATGTCTGTTTGGAAttcgtttattttgttaaatttaaaaattttttgttgaaagtactgtagataaagataaaagttaactGAGGTAATATAGTGAACTCATGAATAATATCACAAAATACAATAGAagtcatgaatagtaacaaaaataaactgaatagtaaaataagttgacaaataTAATCTTTGTCAAACGGACTAGTAATACGTACACATATCTCAAAATACTTCacattaaattatctattttaaactatattttgttaaaatatttttttcttaattttttaattatttctatttctttacaAATAATACTCATCATtcacttttttatattaaattatttattttatactatattttatcaaaatattaattatttttaattatttttctttatatgcaGTTAACAATCATCATAcacttttttctttcatcatcaacatgcatcaaaataaaataaaaaaaatgaatagtacCATCTTTCATTTCagaacacattaaaaaaaaattgcagtcTAAATATTTCCACTATaccaattattcttttttaatttttagtaccGTACCAAGTGCTCTAAATAGTAACGGAAATGGAGGGTGGTGAGCTGGCAAACGGAGTTAAGGGTGGAACTGTTAAGACTGTACTGGCGCACAGAAGAGTGTACGTTCTTGACTTGCTGGCAATGCTTTTTAAGTGTCTTTTGGCTTTTCCatgtattaaataaataattaattgacttcatttataaagttttttttttttctttgcttagGCAAAAGATTCATttattaaagtaaaattaaattaggaaaattcttagttGAATATAGGTCAAATCCTCCACACTTGGCtagacatcatttttttttcttagcttaATCATTAAACatcattttcttaaaattttatttgctcATCAATAATTTAAACCAATCAATGACTCATACAATGCATGGAAAGTTTaacaaattgtgttttttttttctcttttgtttttgtataaataagaaatttgataattattaaaactattaataaaaatttattatgattatgtttgTATATAATACAATCAATTTTACCATTTAAAGAAAGAGTAATCATAgaaatacaaacttttttacaaacgGCTGATGTGGTAAGTAactattagtaaaaaaaatattaaaaaagtgatattaatgatgGGTCTAGATAAAATatagtaaaatagtttgtgtttgaaaaaatattgtaaaatagtctgtatttgtaacattactcttatgTGGTGTTTGGTACGgagtaatattttataattctcaggaatgtttgaaaattttcatgtttGATTACAAATcacgctagggaatcagataTCAAGAGAATCTAAATTCCCCCCTTAAACTCCTCTCAATAAGAATGTGGATTTCCTTTAAAACATGTGAAAATCtagattcccaagcttaaaagcaattatatttttataaattgacaattttaacatttgttccttatcatttaattaattaagataaaatataaaacaaatggattaaactcttttaaaaattattattaagaataaaagtatttgataatttaaatagttatttttatattgtatctgtcattttgaaatgttagactataatttcaatgaatttgtcataattaatagtttacatttggtttttcattatttatttagagaaagatttttttttaaagggcttagtagttcacattcaaatctaaggatagaatgagaaaaataaataattcatttaagattcctgggaataAAACAAACATTATTATTTCTTAGGAATCTCAAGAGATTTCTAATAAAACCAAACGTAGGAATAGTTACATTTCTAGGAATCTAGGTGCCAAGTATAATGTGGATTCTctcgtaccaaacgccacattaaagaaaaatatggtaTGTCAAGATTTTAACAAAGggtttatatatagaataatgaCATGTAAAATTATGAGGCTTCAAAAGCTTATGTGACAAAATTCCTGAAGTCAGTCAAAAGTCAAATGTCGATGACAGATAATTCATTGTGTTAACTTTAACATTGGCCCTTCTAGGTATATGGTCAATTTGAACTTCATCAAACTCTgcaaaaagagttttttttcttttttcttttttcttgagaatAAAGAGTTTAGGGTTCTTTTGTGTGTATGGTTGCTACTTTGCTTCAATTACTTGATACTTAGCAATGGCTTGTCTCACTAGTAGTTGAATATCACCCTTATTAACATTAACATAGATGGATTGTGTGCTTCGCATTTGGGCAAGCAAGAGAAATAGATGAGCAAAAGGTGTCATGGCGTGGAGTAAGGAATAGCCTGAATCTTATGTAAGACAACTAAATGTACCTTGAGGTGCTACTAAGGAACTGGGAAACATTCTCGGGCACATGATAGGCAATTGAGAGATATTATAGATAAGTACCAAAACAATACTAATTAATTCttacttaaataataattatgagtaaaattataaaaaacttatgaaaatttgtttttcatgttcGAAAAAAGTTTTGAGTTGTGTCAAACATTTGGAAATGCAGAAAATACCAGAAAATGTTTTATGTTGAAACGAATATAAACATTTCTTTAATAGTTTATAAGCATTTGAATCTTTAATTACGTGAATTTTAATTAGTTCAactgataaaattaaaaattattaattaatatgtattaaaaaatatggtgaatatttaattattttttttattatttgagtaTAAAATAGGTTATCCTCCTCTCACCTACTAGTAAATTCTTAAATATTTGGTATGGGGAATAATTTTATGATAACAATTAAGTTTGCCTACAATATTGTAGTTAAAGTTACTTAGGAGGATATAATTATGCTCTTGTTTGTTGGCCAAATTTTGATAAAGACAATCCATAGCCAAACTCAATGCAACTTGACAAAAGTAAGCTGTTGTGGGGACTTTTCCTACTTTCATGTCATATCTCCCATTTAATTGATAAGGATGTACAATCTTTTCGACTTTCCTATTGCTCCTCCCTTCCAACACCTGTTCACCACCTAACTTTAACGAAGtcaatgaatgaatgaatggagAATTATTGAATATTCTAAGAATACTAAAAATGCATACTCTCCCCTCTTATATGAATTATAAGtttcactataaatttaattagtagaacTTATGATTATGTAAGAGAaaagagtacgcatttatgatatTTCAGGAGTATTTAATAATTACTCATCAATAAAGAATACGTATTGCTTTCTTGGCATTTGTTAttaagagttttctttttccttttttttcttttttcacaccAATTCATTgagtgttcttttttttttttttcttttgtatgtaAAATGGGAGACTTATAAGTCACAACCATTACGATGGGTAGGTCAAAGGTTCAAATATCCAGGGAGATTGAAGAAAGAGTAgccaaaaaaattatggaatgGAAAGAAAGATTGATATCCATGGGATAGAGAAGTATTAATCAAAGCAGTGACTCCAGATATTCCAACCTATGTAATCAGTGCTTCAAACTCCCGACTATTTCAACCTATGTAATGAGATAAAAGCCATGACATAAAGATTTGGGTGGGGGCAATTGTCAATTTGTCATAGACACAAAAAGATTGAAAAAGTTGGATAGAATATTAGCTAGCTAGTAGCTTCCCAATATAGGTGCTTAAACTTCAACACTTCAATTGTTAGAAAGCAACTCCTTGCAAAATAAAACCagaattttataataagaaGGACGAGATGTTACACGTCATATAATTGCAAACcaataataaatcaatttgtattctcaaaaaaaaaataataataataatactaagtCAATTTGTAGACTGAGAAATGCCACTAAACCAAGTCCTTCTCTTACTACCTAATTTTTCATGACAGCTAGCAAAGTAGCCTATGTACATAATTCTCTCTTTAAAACTTGGCATTAGGAATACGAAACCAATGCAACATCATAAATATTAGTTTCGAGAATAGTTTATAAACTTAGGCTCTAATTAATCCCTATACCAATTTAGCACcttcaatttatataaaaatatactaaataagtgttagattaaaaaaagacaCTATTTTCTAGATCTATCATTATGATATTGTAATGCATAAATATTGTAACCTTTTTTGATAATCGGCATAAATATTGTGCCTATCCCAGTATGTAGATTGAGACTGATTGTGCATTTTTGGTAGAGAGAAAAAGTTGGAACATGGAAGAGAGTGTGAAAGGAAAGTAAagatagaaaagtgagaaaagaaaaaaaaaagattgtttaCCACTATATGTCTAATAACACAGGGCTTGTTCTTTGAGATCATCTCAAAATGGGAGGGgaaaaagacaacaaaaatgttatgtttaagTGGGATAataatttcctcaaaaaaaaaaatggtataataATTGCACTCttctaatttatcaaaaataatttcaagcaAACTAGCaaagatattaataaaaatttaatggaagATGCTTTTATATCTTTCCacttttcattatttctatcaaatatttaaaattgaaaatgacatctattctttcctttcttttctttattcttcctctcacttttttcattctcctacaaaataAAGCAAGAAGATCCATGAacctactctctctctctctctctctctctctctcacacgcatatatatatatatatatatatatatattactcacAAATCTCCCTTGCTGCAAATGCTGGAAAAATGTATCCAGTTCCTGCCacataaattttctattaatcTCTCACAGTCTCACTAATTATTCacgtctttttctttttcttttttcttttttcttttttctttttatggttAATTCAAATCTTAAGACAAATATTATCCTCCAAAAGCATGTGGCATTTGTTGCACTTTATCTAGAGGGGAGGAAAAAGATTCAGGAGTGACAATGACCTTGGTGTGCATTTTTCACATTCGTTTTTACAAGTGTCGAGCTTGGCAAGTGACTCACGTTACTTCCTCACCAAGGGTCCATCATCCATGAAAGATTAGAGGTAACAATCAATTCAATTAAAAGAGAGATGAttacacaaagaaaaaaaaaaaaaaagatatgaaagTACATGGTGTGATGGTTTAGGCTTACAAATCCTATACTTAACCAAAAATAAGTAAACATATTAAACATTAAGATTATATAGATAGAATCTAAATGGAAATCATTTCGAATAAAAAACGGGATTGGCTTGGATTGGTCCTTTTAAGTATATATTTGGTcccttaaaaaataagtatatatttgtttaagcTTAAAATATGCTAATTTGGTTTGATTGAATTATTAGGTACAGTTTTTTTACAGTAtcactattcattttttatcactTATTAAGTTGCACATGAatcttactttaaaaaataagctaaataaactacaaaattaaGCCATACAAAATGAACACTAACAGAACAAGAAtgttattgtggggagtaaaaggacccaagtgggcatatggacctttggactgtagcatggagggctgacttgctccagaattaaactctacgaattggcccatatgccgaggatccgaggata from Castanea sativa cultivar Marrone di Chiusa Pesio chromosome 6, ASM4071231v1 includes:
- the LOC142640482 gene encoding protein NOI4 isoform X1, with the translated sequence MSQDKGRPLPKFGEWDVNDPASAEGFTVIFNKARDEKKTGGKPESPGKGDSQIKPGVDPAKPQARKWFCCIQDPPTQS
- the LOC142640482 gene encoding protein NOI4 isoform X2; translated protein: MSDKGRPLPKFGEWDVNDPASAEGFTVIFNKARDEKKTGGKPESPGKGDSQIKPGVDPAKPQARKWFCCIQDPPTQS